The following are encoded together in the Misgurnus anguillicaudatus chromosome 14, ASM2758022v2, whole genome shotgun sequence genome:
- the dusp7 gene encoding dual specificity protein phosphatase 7, with protein MKNNLWSGAMMSSKSAEWLQDELEAGGGGALLLLDCRSHELFESSHIESAIHLAIPGLMLRRLKKGNLPIRSIFPNNEDKEKFVKRCKTDTVVLYDEATADWQENGAAGSVLGLLMQKLRDDGCKAYYLEGGFNKFQTEYPEHCETNLDSSCPSSSPPASVLGLGGLRISSDCSDGESDREPGSATESEGSPLPSNQPAFPVQILPYLFLGCAKDSANLDVLGKYNIKYILNVTPNLPNMFEHDGEFKYKQIPISDHWSQNLSQFFPEAISFIDEARSKKCGILVHCLAGISRSVTVTVAYLMQKLNLSLNDAYDFVKRKKSNISPNFNFMGQLLDFERTLGLNSPCDNRTPNDQLFFTTPTNHNMFQLDTLEST; from the exons ATGAAAAATAATCTTTGGAGCGGCGCGATGATGTCGAGCAAAAGTGCGGAATGGCTGCAGGATGAACTGGAGGCTGGCGGCGGCGGCGCGCTGCTGCTCCTCGACTGCAGGTCGCACGAACTTTTCGAGTCCTCGCATATCGAGTCCGCCATCCACCTGGCCATCCCGGGACTTATGCTCCGGAGACTGAAGAAGGGCAACCTGCCCATCCGATCGATCTTTCCCAATAACGAGGACAAGGAAAAGTTCGTGAAGCGCTGCAAGACGGACACGGTGGTGCTGTACGACGAGGCGACCGCGGACTGGCAGGAGAACGGAGCTGCAGGCTCTGTGCTGGGGCTGCTTATGCAGAAACTGCGGGATGATGGATGTAAAGCCTATTATTTGGAAG GAGGATTTAACAAGTTTCAAACCGAATACCCAGAGCACTGCGAGACTAACTTGGACAGCTCGTGTCCGAGCAGCTCTCCACCCGCATCCGTCTTGGGCCTCGGAGGTTTACGGATCAGTTCGGACTGTTCTGACGGCGAGTCGGACCGGGAACCAGGTAGCGCCACAGAGTCAGAGGGCAGCCCCTTACCCAGTAACCAACCAGCGTTCCCAGTCCAAATTTTACCGTACCTTTTTCTGGGCTGTGCCAAAGACTCCGCCAACTTGGACGTTTTGGGCAAGTACAACATCAAGTACATCCTGAACGTAACTCCCAACCTACCCAACATGTTTGAACACGACGGGGAATTCAAGTACAAGCAAATTCCCATCTCGGATCACTGGAGCCAAAATCTCTCTCAGTTTTTCCCAGAAGCCATTTCTTTCATAG ATGAAGCGCGTTCCAAAAAGTGTGGCATCTTGGTGCACTGCCTGGCAGGAATCAGCCGCTCGGTCACCGTCACGGTGGCGTACCTGATGCAGAAGCTCAACCTGTCGCTGAACGACGCTTACGACTTTGTCAAGCGCAAGAAATCCAACATCTCGCCCAACTTCAATTTCATGGGCCAACTTTTGGACTTCGAGAGGACGCTAGGGCTCAACAGCCCCTGCGACAACCGCACGCCCAACGACCAGCTCTTCTTCACTACGCCAACCAATCACAACATGTTCCAGCTCGATACGCTGGAGTCCACATGA